The Deltaproteobacteria bacterium genome window below encodes:
- a CDS encoding DUF488 domain-containing protein, with translation MDVHTIGHSTRTLRELLDLLSQHGIAGIADVRRFPASRRHPHFAREALARALAESGIRYDWLPELGGRRSSRPDSPHVAWRTAGFRGYADHMESAEFRAGLARLLALAAARPTAVLCAEAVPWRCHRQLIADALVARGLSVMHVTGPGEASPHRLTSFARLDGERIVYDGGQLGMQA, from the coding sequence GTGGACGTCCATACGATCGGGCATTCCACCCGCACGCTCCGGGAGCTGCTCGACCTCCTCTCGCAGCACGGCATCGCGGGCATCGCCGACGTGCGGCGCTTCCCGGCCTCGCGGCGCCATCCCCATTTCGCGCGCGAGGCGCTGGCCCGCGCGCTCGCCGAGAGCGGGATTCGCTACGACTGGCTCCCCGAGCTCGGCGGACGGCGGTCGAGCCGCCCCGACTCGCCGCACGTCGCCTGGCGAACCGCCGGCTTCCGCGGCTACGCCGACCACATGGAGAGCGCGGAGTTCCGCGCTGGCCTCGCGCGCCTCCTCGCGCTCGCTGCGGCGCGGCCGACCGCGGTGCTCTGTGCGGAAGCCGTCCCGTGGCGGTGCCACCGGCAGCTCATCGCGGACGCGCTCGTCGCCCGCGGCCTCTCGGTGATGCACGTGACCGGCCCCGGCGAGGCATCGCCGCACCGGTTGACGTCCTTCGCCCGCCTCGATGGCGAGCGCATCGTCTACGACGGCGGTCAGCTCGGGATGCAGGCCTGA